The proteins below come from a single Tachypleus tridentatus isolate NWPU-2018 chromosome 13, ASM421037v1, whole genome shotgun sequence genomic window:
- the LOC143238381 gene encoding LDLR chaperone boca-like isoform X1, with amino-acid sequence MSLMKLRIVITSRLTQLMLFVPLVINTDYAIMLTRRHLILCFFICTFLLSSIFVFAKKSDKIDKPSWAKKDIRDYNDADLERLYDQWEEDEEPLEEDELPEHLRPSPKIDLSNLDTTNPENLLKMSKKGRTLMMFVSVSGNPSKDELEEITKLWQSSLMNNHISAERFLVDDHRAIFMFKDGSQAWDAKDYLINQERLEEVTIENKPYYGKYSQKVRTLLLVDFSYCTYPMLMFYGNGLSVV; translated from the exons ATGTCACTTATGAAGTTACGAATAGTAATTACTTCTCGTCTTACGCAGCTAATGTTGTTCGTACCCTTAGTAATTAATACTGATTATGCAATAATGTTAACGCGTAgacatttaattttatgtttttttatatgtacTTTCTTACTTTCAAGTATATTTGTTTTCGCCAAAAAGTCGGACAAAATTGATAAACCTTCGTGGGCGAAAAAGGATATCAGAGATTACAATGATGCGGACTTAGAAAGGTTATACGATCAGTGGGAG GAAGATGAAGAGCCTTTGGAAGAAGATGAGTTGCCAGAGCATTTGCGACCATCTCCGAAAATAGACTTAAGCAACTTGGATACCACTAATCCAGAAAACTTGTTAAAGATGTCTAAAAAGGGACGAACTTTgatgatgtttgtttcagtatcaG GTAATCCAAGCAAAGACGAAttagaagaaataacaaaattatggCAAAGTAGTTTGATGAATAATCACATATCAGCAGAACG GTTTCTTGTAGATGATCACAGAGCTATATTCATGTTTAAAGATGGTTCCCAAGCATGGGATGCCAAAGACTACCTCATAAATCAAGAGAGGTTAGAGGAGGTTACCATTGAAAATAAACCATATTATGGTAAATACAGCCAAAAGGTGAGAACACTTTTACTTGTAGATTTCAGTTATTGCACGTACCCTATGCTGATGTTTTATGGTAATGGTTTAAGTGTTGTCTAA
- the LOC143238381 gene encoding LDLR chaperone boca-like isoform X2, translating into MKEKLKFYKEDEEPLEEDELPEHLRPSPKIDLSNLDTTNPENLLKMSKKGRTLMMFVSVSGNPSKDELEEITKLWQSSLMNNHISAERFLVDDHRAIFMFKDGSQAWDAKDYLINQERLEEVTIENKPYYGKYSQKVRTLLLVDFSYCTYPMLMFYGNGLSVV; encoded by the exons ATGAAAGAAAAATTGAAGTTTTACAAG GAAGATGAAGAGCCTTTGGAAGAAGATGAGTTGCCAGAGCATTTGCGACCATCTCCGAAAATAGACTTAAGCAACTTGGATACCACTAATCCAGAAAACTTGTTAAAGATGTCTAAAAAGGGACGAACTTTgatgatgtttgtttcagtatcaG GTAATCCAAGCAAAGACGAAttagaagaaataacaaaattatggCAAAGTAGTTTGATGAATAATCACATATCAGCAGAACG GTTTCTTGTAGATGATCACAGAGCTATATTCATGTTTAAAGATGGTTCCCAAGCATGGGATGCCAAAGACTACCTCATAAATCAAGAGAGGTTAGAGGAGGTTACCATTGAAAATAAACCATATTATGGTAAATACAGCCAAAAGGTGAGAACACTTTTACTTGTAGATTTCAGTTATTGCACGTACCCTATGCTGATGTTTTATGGTAATGGTTTAAGTGTTGTCTAA